Proteins found in one Synechococcus sp. LA31 genomic segment:
- a CDS encoding HAMP domain-containing sensor histidine kinase, which translates to MAAVLALTTVLLTSVDLNIGQLPHNAGPPLCFLPAMIGPFLLSPLEELGVCLVFFASWIITRIGSDAWTPRFILSLLGPIPLMLALVWLAQLRLHSKTQQLQLLRQQGDLERKLHSSLQASALAHELGQPLSQLLLQTRLVHYRLEQVDQIPSEALKPLEQLKQSGEHIHELTAAIRRLLRNEAAVQRMDLSDLLRRCLLPLQRTALDAGIQLQLDGLHQSAFVMGDSQQLAIAINNLLRNAEHSLLEVAPAQRLLRVALSQAHGRIVLHIADSGAGLPSNDPEALTLNSHKSGGMGLGVLMVRSIARGHGGELQLGTSTDLGGAEVSLSFPAAP; encoded by the coding sequence ATGGCCGCCGTTCTCGCTCTGACAACAGTGCTGCTCACAAGCGTAGATCTCAACATCGGACAACTCCCCCACAACGCTGGACCGCCGTTGTGTTTTCTACCCGCGATGATTGGGCCTTTTCTGCTCTCACCACTCGAGGAACTAGGCGTATGCCTGGTGTTCTTCGCGAGCTGGATCATCACGCGAATCGGCAGTGATGCATGGACACCGCGTTTCATCCTCTCGCTGTTGGGCCCCATACCGCTCATGCTCGCCTTGGTGTGGCTCGCTCAGCTACGGCTGCACAGCAAGACACAGCAGCTTCAGTTGCTTCGTCAACAAGGCGATCTCGAACGGAAACTACACAGCAGCCTGCAGGCTTCGGCCTTGGCCCATGAGCTAGGGCAGCCCCTCAGCCAGCTATTACTGCAAACAAGGCTGGTGCACTACCGGCTGGAGCAAGTGGATCAGATTCCCAGCGAAGCGCTCAAGCCGCTTGAGCAGCTCAAGCAAAGCGGTGAACACATCCATGAGCTCACGGCAGCGATCCGCCGGCTGCTGAGAAATGAGGCCGCCGTGCAGCGCATGGATCTCAGTGATCTCCTACGGCGATGCCTGCTGCCGCTACAGCGAACAGCCCTAGATGCCGGGATCCAGCTCCAGCTCGATGGACTGCATCAATCAGCCTTCGTCATGGGTGATTCCCAACAGCTCGCGATCGCCATCAACAACCTCTTGCGCAATGCTGAGCACAGCCTGCTGGAAGTAGCACCGGCCCAACGGCTGCTGCGCGTGGCACTCAGCCAGGCGCACGGGCGGATCGTGCTCCACATCGCCGATAGCGGTGCGGGATTACCGAGCAACGATCCAGAGGCTCTGACGCTGAACAGCCACAAGTCCGGAGGTATGGGATTAGGCGTGCTGATGGTGCGCAGCATTGCTCGAGGCCATGGCGGCGAACTGCAGCTGGGGACATCAACCGATCTAGGGGGCGCTGAGGTGAGCCTCAGTTTTCCTGCGGCTCCGTAA
- a CDS encoding response regulator transcription factor — MFGSGVVVLDDHRMVAQAIAGVLSEVGGFHVLAVCTTASEACEVIRRSPPQLLVLDVNLGGDSYRLAADLLHQRNPGSQLLFVTALAETFTPPADLAAITVAVVDKAQAWDQLLAVLHRWGDQRRQAWAAPLRPCDQQLLAIKRLKPREQRLLRELGCGLLNKEIAQRLDLSVATVETYRKQVAGKLGISGAELVRLATLYRATAWAFTEPQEN, encoded by the coding sequence GCCCAGGCAATCGCGGGGGTTTTGTCAGAAGTAGGCGGCTTTCATGTGCTGGCGGTGTGCACCACGGCGTCGGAAGCCTGTGAGGTGATTCGGCGCTCGCCACCACAGCTTCTGGTGTTGGATGTGAACTTGGGTGGCGACAGTTATCGCCTTGCAGCTGATCTGCTGCATCAACGCAACCCTGGCTCACAGCTGTTGTTCGTTACGGCTCTGGCGGAGACCTTCACTCCGCCTGCTGATCTGGCTGCAATCACCGTGGCTGTGGTGGATAAGGCTCAAGCCTGGGATCAGCTGTTGGCAGTGCTGCATCGCTGGGGGGATCAGAGAAGGCAGGCATGGGCCGCACCGCTGAGGCCCTGTGATCAGCAGTTGCTAGCGATCAAGCGGCTCAAGCCGCGGGAGCAGCGCTTGCTGCGGGAGTTGGGCTGCGGCCTGTTGAACAAAGAAATCGCCCAACGGCTTGATCTCAGTGTTGCCACGGTGGAGACCTACCGCAAACAGGTGGCCGGCAAGCTCGGCATCAGCGGCGCTGAGCTGGTGCGGCTGGCCACCCTGTATCGAGCCACGGCCTGGGCGTTTACGGAGCCGCAGGAAAACTGA